The following DNA comes from Candidatus Parvarchaeota archaeon.
CACTTGCCTATAATAGTTGACCCGTCGCATGGCACCGGCATCAGGGAGCTAATCACGCCAATGAGCAGGGCTGCAGTTGCCTGTGGCGCTGACGGGCTTCTAATTGAGGTGCACCCAAACCCAAAGGCTGCAAAAAGCGACGCGCAGCAGCAGCTGACATACGACCACTTCAGGCAGCTTGTTGTTGACGTGGAACCGATTGCAGGCGCGCTTGGCAGGTCGCTTGGGGCGAAAAGGCAAACGCATAAGAGCAGGCAAAAGCATTAGACAGTGCAATGGACTGAGCCAATCAGACAAAACCGGAATTTGGTGCTTTGGCATGATTGAAATTGAGATAAAAGCGCAAAGGCCTTACAAGGCAATGGTTGGGCTTAGCCTTGCCGATCTGGGAAAAGAAGTATTGCAAATCACAGGCGGCGCAGAAAAAGCCCTGGTGGTTTCAAGCAAGACCGCCAACAAATTCTATGGCAGCAAGGCAACCGGCTCGCTTAAGGAAAGCGGGATTCAGGCAAGCCAAGTTGTGCTTGAAGATGGCGAGGGCGCAAAAACAATTTCCTCGCTTGAAAAAATATACACTGCCTGCGCAAAGGCGGGGCTGGGAAAAGGCGGGGTAATTGTGGGCCTTGGCGGCGGAACCGTTGGGGACGCAGCAGGATTTGTGGCATCAACATACATGCGCGGAGTCTCACTTGTGCACGTGCCAACAACGCTGCTTGCAATGGTGGATTCAAGCATCGGGGGCAAGACTGCGATAAACACAAGGGACGCAAAAAATCTTGTTGGAAGTTTCTACCAGCCCAGACTTGTTGCCTGCGACCTTGCAGTGCTTGGGACTTTGCCAAAAGTCGAGCTTCAGGCAGGGCTTTGCGAGGCAATCAAGACTGCAGCTATAGCGGACAGGGATTTGCTTATTGATATTATTGAAAACACGGGTAGGGTTTTTGCCAAAGACGAGCAGGTGCTGGAAAGGATAGTATCACGGTGCGTTTCAATTAAAGGCAAGATAGTTGGCGAAGATGAACGGGAGGAGAAGGGCACAAGGCATTTTTTGAACTTCGGGCACACGACAGGGCACGCCATTGAAAAAGAGAGCGGTTTTGGCATTTCGCACGGTGAGGCCGTGGCACTTGGGATGAAAGTTGCGCTTAAGCTGTCGCAGTCAAGGCGCGGCCTGAAAGAAGACCAGGCAGGGGTTGTGGCCACGGCACTGCAGAGCGCAGGGCTTGGGAATAAGAAAATCAAATTCAGCCATGCAGGGCTTTGGAATGCCATGGCACTGGACAAAAAAACAAGGCAGGCAAAACCAAGGTTTGTGCTTTTGGATGGGATTGGAAAGCCCATCTTGGAAGAGGGCATAACATTTCGGGAATTTTCCAAAGCAGTGACTGATTCGGAGATTGGAGTTGCGGAAGGTGACAGTGAGCAGTAAATGAAGTATCCGACTAGGGTTGATTTGGCGCTGTTTGGAAAAACAGGCTGAAAAAGCGGGCGAGAAGAATGGTAAAACTGTGCGCATGCATAGCCGAAAAAAATGCAAAAACAGCACTTGCTGCTATTGGCAGGGCAAAAAGCCAGGGCGCTGCCCTAGCAGAGCTTAGGCTGGACTATCTTGAAAACCCTCGCGAG
Coding sequences within:
- the aroB gene encoding 3-dehydroquinate synthase translates to MIEIEIKAQRPYKAMVGLSLADLGKEVLQITGGAEKALVVSSKTANKFYGSKATGSLKESGIQASQVVLEDGEGAKTISSLEKIYTACAKAGLGKGGVIVGLGGGTVGDAAGFVASTYMRGVSLVHVPTTLLAMVDSSIGGKTAINTRDAKNLVGSFYQPRLVACDLAVLGTLPKVELQAGLCEAIKTAAIADRDLLIDIIENTGRVFAKDEQVLERIVSRCVSIKGKIVGEDEREEKGTRHFLNFGHTTGHAIEKESGFGISHGEAVALGMKVALKLSQSRRGLKEDQAGVVATALQSAGLGNKKIKFSHAGLWNAMALDKKTRQAKPRFVLLDGIGKPILEEGITFREFSKAVTDSEIGVAEGDSEQ